CAAGTTTCATCCAAGCTACTTCAACTTCCTCATATGGACCGACATGCTCTACATAAGCCATTTTCATTGGGTCTAGGTTCCAAATTTTAACTTCCATTTTAAGCTCCATGTTTAAAAATTAGATTAATTAATTGCCAAGTAAATTTCTGTAATTAAGTCTTCAGGAGCGGTCTCCGCAGGGGTGTTAAGGTATTTTTCAAATGATGGGATAGAATCCCTCAGTTGATGCCCACTAGCGGGTAACCATTTCCCATATAGCTGTTTATACGCTTCTTCGAGTCCGTCGTAAGAACCACAATGAGTCGCAACGGCGTACTTTCCGCCCGGAATTGTCTGAATTCCTATGTCCCCTTCGGCCGTAAGTTCTTTTGAAGTGCTTATGCATGCATCGTATCTAATCTTGCCTTGCGGAGTTACAGACGGATCATCATAGCAGAGTCCCATAAATTCTGTCTGAGCATCTAGAAGACCTGTCGGCCCCGCCCAATTGCAAAGTTTTTCCCAAGCTTTTCCTACTTCAAAATAAGAACCAACATGTCTAACGAATGCAACATATATCTCATTACGCTCACGCACGTCCAATTGAATAGTTGGAGATGATTGATCGAAATTTATATTCATACTTGTCGGTTCAGGGGAGTAGTAGATAACATTGGGATTAGAAGGGCTTGTCAGTTTTCGGGTAGTACGTCTGTAGTCACTTGGGGGAACCGTAAACATCTTTTTG
This is a stretch of genomic DNA from Maridesulfovibrio frigidus DSM 17176. It encodes these proteins:
- a CDS encoding AraC family transcriptional regulator → MSNLLKPYNEQMMDVLLYIQKNLDQPLSPEELAAAACFSVVHFHRIFKGMIGESLKEHIRRLRLEKAAYMLCYTDESVINIALTAQYESPETFSRAFKKMFTVPPSDYRRTTRKLTSPSNPNVIYYSPEPTSMNINFDQSSPTIQLDVRERNEIYVAFVRHVGSYFEVGKAWEKLCNWAGPTGLLDAQTEFMGLCYDDPSVTPQGKIRYDACISTSKELTAEGDIGIQTIPGGKYAVATHCGSYDGLEEAYKQLYGKWLPASGHQLRDSIPSFEKYLNTPAETAPEDLITEIYLAIN